TCTCATCCCTGCACCGAATTGCAATACCTATTTTGAAAAAAATCTAAATAGAAGATAAAATGGGTATCCCGACAGGCCCCATCACCATAACCAAGAAATCGTTACTTATCTTAAAACAACAAAAGTCCGCTGCGGAACAGCACACGAGCTGATCCGCAGCAGACTTACTTTCAAGGTCTGTTTATCCAAGTACCTTTTCAAATACCGGAAAGCTTGCTGTTCTGCCCGGGAAGTTGACTTCTCCCCGCAGGTCATAACCTAATCCTTGATACAGCTTGAGTGCAGCGGTATTCTTGGCATAGGTATCCAACCGAAGACTCGTGTAACCCTCTCGAGCGGCATATTCTTCGGAGAAGGCTACCAATTTTCGCGCAATGCCCTGTCCGTGTGCTTCCGGATCGACGGCAAGCCGATGCATCATGAGATACGGTCCCTCTACTTGCCTCCAATTAATGGTCTCGTACTGTTCATCCTGCGTTTCATCGAGGACAACAATCCCCAAGATGCGGCCTTCGCGCTCAGCTGCAAACAATGTTCCTCGCTGCAAATCTTCACCGATCACCTCTCGGTTCGGATACTGATCATCCCATTGATCGCTGCCTCCGGCCTGCATGACCGCAACACAGCGGGTTATCAAAGCCATGATCTCTTGAAGATCCTCTATTCGTCCTGTCCGTATGTTCATATCCATCGATGCACCTACTATTGTTTTTTAGAACAGTTTACTATGCTTGGACGGCTGCAACAACACCTAAACATGAAACCCAAAAGGCATCCGCGAATTACTTTGGTGGGATAGCGCCTTTAAACGTTCCA
Above is a window of Paenibacillus sp. FSL K6-1330 DNA encoding:
- a CDS encoding GNAT family N-acetyltransferase, with product MNIRTGRIEDLQEIMALITRCVAVMQAGGSDQWDDQYPNREVIGEDLQRGTLFAAEREGRILGIVVLDETQDEQYETINWRQVEGPYLMMHRLAVDPEAHGQGIARKLVAFSEEYAAREGYTSLRLDTYAKNTAALKLYQGLGYDLRGEVNFPGRTASFPVFEKVLG